From a single Paenibacillus sp. FSL R5-0345 genomic region:
- a CDS encoding RrF2 family transcriptional regulator, which produces MKYSQATDYALHAMLYLVTAASDKPVGVQLLAEKLGVSQTYLSKMMTKLVKAGLIQSAPGANGGYRLRRKSEEISFLDIIHAIEGTASLFECSLDHGSECLIQQVVIDAERQMEQYLENKKIADLAKTMKTE; this is translated from the coding sequence ATGAAATATTCCCAAGCGACAGACTATGCGCTTCATGCAATGCTGTATCTGGTGACGGCAGCGTCCGATAAGCCCGTAGGTGTTCAATTGCTTGCTGAGAAGCTGGGTGTTTCACAAACCTATCTGTCCAAAATGATGACCAAGCTAGTGAAGGCTGGATTGATTCAATCTGCACCCGGCGCAAACGGTGGCTATCGTCTCAGAAGGAAGTCCGAAGAGATCTCTTTTCTGGATATTATCCATGCGATCGAAGGGACTGCATCTTTATTCGAATGTAGCCTGGATCACGGTAGCGAGTGCCTGATTCAACAGGTTGTGATTGACGCTGAAAGACAGATGGAGCAGTACTTGGAGAACAAGAAAATTGCAGATTTGGCGAAAACAATGAAGACGGAGTAA
- a CDS encoding aldo/keto reductase yields the protein MNKNRLGQSDLYVSEVGLGCMSLGTDEAKAISIVHEALDQGINFLDTADLYDEGRNEEIIGKAIRHRREEVILSTKVGNRRIPGQEGWSWDASKSYIKSAVKDSLRRLQTDYIDLYQLHGGTIDDPMDETIEAFEELKQEGLIRYYGISSIRPNVIREYVKRSNIVSVMSQYSILDRRPEEEILPLLAGHGISLIARGPLAGGILSENGRSKAEKKYLDYSSDELLQLHDQLSQQKSDSRTLAQTALHYPLDHPSVAVIIPGASNMEQLKNNVTAVKSPPLTSEEIETIRGLSKANRYTLHL from the coding sequence ATGAATAAAAATCGCTTGGGTCAGTCCGATTTGTATGTAAGTGAAGTAGGACTCGGGTGCATGTCCTTAGGTACGGACGAGGCAAAGGCCATTTCCATCGTCCATGAAGCGCTCGATCAAGGCATTAACTTTTTAGATACAGCCGATCTGTATGATGAGGGTCGTAATGAAGAGATCATTGGTAAGGCGATTCGTCACCGCCGCGAAGAGGTAATATTAAGTACAAAAGTGGGCAACCGCAGAATTCCAGGTCAAGAAGGCTGGAGCTGGGATGCATCGAAATCCTATATCAAATCTGCAGTCAAAGACAGTTTAAGACGCCTCCAAACAGATTATATCGATCTGTATCAGCTGCATGGCGGAACGATTGATGATCCGATGGATGAGACCATTGAAGCCTTTGAAGAACTTAAACAAGAGGGTCTAATTCGATATTATGGAATCTCTTCTATTCGTCCTAATGTCATTAGAGAATATGTAAAAAGATCAAACATAGTCAGTGTAATGAGCCAATACAGCATCTTAGATCGACGGCCTGAGGAAGAAATTCTCCCTCTGCTGGCCGGGCATGGAATCAGTCTAATTGCCCGAGGTCCTTTGGCGGGTGGCATTCTTTCCGAAAATGGCCGCAGCAAAGCAGAGAAAAAGTACTTAGATTACAGTAGTGATGAGCTTCTACAATTGCATGATCAGCTTTCGCAACAAAAGAGTGACTCTCGAACCCTAGCACAAACGGCACTGCATTATCCATTAGATCATCCATCTGTGGCAGTTATTATCCCAGGAGCGAGTAACATGGAGCAATTGAAGAATAATGTAACGGCTGTTAAGTCTCCCCCTCTAACTTCAGAGGAAATCGAAACGATCCGCGGGTTGAGTAAAGCGAACCGCTACACACTACATTTGTAA
- a CDS encoding sensor histidine kinase, giving the protein MKNNIIGLKLGSVIMSVFLVVLLILGITIDRMFTSFYYNEMQKETEELTSHFIGMAESPDSSNEQMMSTFAEFSDVSIFNISKDGSVILHSGVHDRADRSFIHASDLNRIFAGKSVSFEYKDPTGHRYFITGKPISEDHTIQSALYVMSSTENMKQSLASIRNLLLLAGIGAFILALGITGIISLLLSRPLIKMQKATRKIAAGELETRLSIRSNDEIGFLAGAINDLAVDLQRYRDTRQEFLANISHELRTPITYLKGYTKVIKGGLYETEGERDLYLDIIHEEANRLEHLVEDLFELAKMEEGKVTLTLEWLDLKYMAEQAVRRVELKAKEKGIQLKIAYHGDSYRVRGDEKRMEQIMMNLLENAIRYSDEGEIKVHVNEKADEDAVEFIVEDTGIGIPEEELPFVFERFYRVEKSRSRQYGGTGLGLSIVKKLVELHGGKIRITSQPGVGTRCEVQLPRLAETEK; this is encoded by the coding sequence ATGAAGAACAATATTATCGGACTGAAGCTCGGGTCGGTCATCATGTCTGTTTTTTTAGTTGTTTTGCTTATTCTTGGGATCACAATAGACCGAATGTTTACCAGCTTTTATTACAACGAGATGCAAAAAGAAACGGAGGAGCTGACCTCACACTTTATCGGGATGGCTGAATCGCCGGATAGTTCAAACGAGCAGATGATGAGTACTTTTGCAGAGTTTTCGGACGTGAGTATATTTAATATTTCAAAAGACGGTAGTGTTATTCTACATTCGGGTGTTCATGACCGCGCAGATCGTTCATTCATCCATGCTTCGGATCTTAATCGGATTTTTGCCGGAAAAAGTGTGAGTTTTGAGTATAAAGATCCTACAGGCCATAGATATTTCATCACTGGAAAACCTATTTCAGAGGATCACACCATTCAGTCCGCACTTTATGTCATGTCCTCTACAGAGAACATGAAGCAATCATTGGCTTCAATTCGTAACCTACTGCTGCTCGCAGGAATCGGGGCTTTTATATTGGCATTAGGGATCACAGGAATAATTAGCTTGCTATTATCAAGGCCGCTGATCAAGATGCAGAAAGCGACTCGAAAAATCGCTGCCGGTGAATTGGAAACGAGACTTTCCATACGGAGCAACGATGAAATTGGATTTTTGGCAGGAGCGATTAACGACCTTGCTGTAGATCTGCAAAGATACCGGGATACGCGTCAGGAATTTCTAGCCAATATTTCTCATGAGCTTCGAACACCCATCACATATTTGAAAGGGTATACCAAGGTCATAAAGGGTGGACTTTATGAGACTGAAGGGGAAAGAGATCTGTATTTGGATATTATTCACGAGGAAGCGAATCGGCTTGAACATCTGGTAGAAGATTTATTTGAACTGGCAAAGATGGAGGAAGGTAAAGTCACGCTTACGTTGGAGTGGCTAGATCTTAAGTATATGGCAGAACAAGCGGTACGCAGAGTCGAGCTGAAAGCCAAAGAGAAGGGAATTCAGCTGAAGATTGCTTATCATGGAGATTCGTATAGGGTTCGTGGAGATGAAAAGCGGATGGAACAGATTATGATGAATCTTCTGGAGAATGCGATCCGTTATTCGGATGAAGGTGAGATTAAGGTCCATGTGAACGAGAAGGCTGACGAGGATGCTGTTGAATTTATTGTAGAAGATACCGGAATCGGGATTCCTGAGGAAGAACTCCCCTTTGTCTTTGAGCGATTCTACAGAGTTGAGAAATCACGCTCAAGGCAATATGGGGGTACAGGACTTGGACTATCCATTGTTAAAAAGCTTGTAGAATTACACGGCGGTAAGATTCGAATTACAAGTCAGCCTGGAGTTGGAACCCGTTGCGAGGTACAGTTGCCTAGATTAGCAGAAACCGAAAAGTAA
- a CDS encoding DUF2975 domain-containing protein produces the protein MKLGSTLFLKIAVVLIGLPVLALCIIFVPAISNYAAELYPDQTYIKYLLYIDLYASAIPFYFALYQAIKLLGYIDNNNAFSELSVKVLKNIRNCAIAISGIYVVGLPLFYLVAERDDAPGFIVIGVVVIFASMVIAVFAAVLQKLLKEAIDIKSENDLTV, from the coding sequence ATGAAACTTGGATCAACGCTTTTTTTAAAGATAGCAGTTGTTCTTATTGGACTTCCAGTTCTTGCGTTGTGTATAATTTTCGTGCCTGCGATTTCGAATTATGCAGCAGAATTATACCCTGATCAAACCTATATTAAATATCTCTTGTACATTGATTTATATGCATCGGCGATACCTTTTTACTTTGCATTGTATCAAGCGATCAAACTGTTAGGGTATATTGACAACAACAACGCTTTCTCAGAATTATCTGTAAAGGTATTAAAAAATATCAGGAACTGTGCAATTGCAATCAGTGGAATTTATGTTGTGGGATTGCCACTTTTCTATCTCGTCGCGGAGAGAGATGATGCCCCGGGGTTCATTGTCATTGGGGTGGTTGTGATTTTTGCTTCCATGGTGATTGCAGTGTTTGCTGCGGTGCTCCAAAAGCTTTTGAAGGAAGCTATTGATATAAAATCAGAAAATGACTTAACAGTCTGA
- a CDS encoding ArsR family transcriptional regulator, producing MKKIIPIVAVTMLLSAVLAGCQSSDKANSGSDKQAVTSTLDQPWIATKNTTRINTSDPIEAAVIVSQTLWTAQTKNNSPSSVVLTDMSNWQIAAVSADLIHHPNNGPILFTTKEGVPEATLAELKRLNPLGAEGNNGVQVVLVGPMASNVEQQLKTLDLKVDRIEGDEPAAVAQTIDTYYAKASGELPKSVIVGSMDSPEYTLPAVNWIAHMPEPLLYVTKDEIPAPTVDALKERGGSATIYILGPEKVVSTAVEKQLQEFGTVTRIAGKDIYENAIAFATFKDASNGFGWGITTPGHNLSLLTTDSTMLAIAAAPFSHLGKHAPLIFTEKDGLPDAVMEYMMTLQPKFQDSPAEGPYNHAWITGDSNVIKENAQSEIDDMLEISPAAGGNPHSGH from the coding sequence ATGAAAAAAATCATACCCATAGTTGCTGTTACAATGCTACTAAGTGCAGTGTTAGCTGGCTGTCAATCGAGCGATAAAGCCAATTCTGGTTCAGATAAGCAAGCTGTTACTTCAACCCTGGATCAACCCTGGATAGCAACAAAAAACACTACACGTATTAACACTTCTGACCCTATAGAGGCAGCCGTTATAGTCTCTCAAACGTTATGGACGGCACAGACCAAGAACAATAGTCCTTCAAGTGTAGTATTAACGGATATGAGCAATTGGCAGATTGCCGCGGTCAGCGCGGATTTGATTCATCATCCGAACAATGGTCCTATTCTTTTTACAACGAAAGAGGGTGTCCCCGAGGCAACGTTAGCAGAGCTTAAGCGATTGAATCCTTTAGGCGCTGAAGGTAATAATGGTGTACAAGTAGTGCTCGTCGGACCCATGGCTTCCAATGTGGAACAACAATTAAAGACACTGGATCTGAAAGTAGACCGAATTGAAGGGGACGAGCCGGCAGCTGTAGCGCAAACCATTGATACTTATTATGCAAAAGCTTCCGGTGAGCTTCCAAAGTCAGTCATTGTAGGTTCTATGGATAGTCCTGAGTACACACTGCCTGCAGTGAACTGGATCGCCCATATGCCGGAGCCGCTTCTCTATGTAACAAAAGATGAAATTCCCGCCCCTACAGTTGATGCTTTGAAAGAGCGTGGTGGTTCGGCTACGATTTATATCTTAGGACCTGAAAAAGTTGTATCTACAGCAGTAGAAAAGCAATTACAGGAATTCGGCACAGTAACCCGTATAGCTGGAAAAGACATTTATGAGAATGCCATTGCTTTTGCTACTTTTAAGGATGCCAGCAACGGTTTCGGTTGGGGCATAACGACACCTGGACATAACTTGTCTTTGTTGACTACCGATTCAACGATGTTGGCGATCGCCGCTGCACCTTTTTCACATTTAGGGAAACACGCACCGCTTATTTTTACGGAAAAAGACGGGCTGCCAGATGCAGTGATGGAATATATGATGACCCTTCAACCCAAATTTCAAGATTCACCAGCAGAAGGACCCTATAACCATGCATGGATAACTGGAGACAGCAATGTAATAAAAGAAAATGCCCAAAGCGAAATCGATGATATGCTGGAAATTTCACCGGCTGCAGGAGGCAATCCGCATTCCGGTCACTAA
- a CDS encoding DUF2975 domain-containing protein, whose product MKRETLFLKMVVILIGLPVLALCIFWLPTIPNKAAGDYPVYLVYPVLIGVYVTVIAYFVALYQALRLLSFIDKNKAFSELSIKALKNIIYCAIIISILYAAGMPLIYEMAQEADAPGLIVLGLVMTCAPIVIAVFAAVLQKLLKNAIEIKSENDLTV is encoded by the coding sequence ATGAAACGAGAAACACTCTTTTTAAAGATGGTTGTAATTCTTATTGGACTTCCGGTTCTTGCTTTGTGTATTTTTTGGTTACCTACGATACCTAACAAAGCAGCTGGAGATTATCCGGTGTATTTGGTTTATCCCGTTCTTATAGGGGTGTATGTAACGGTGATAGCCTATTTTGTAGCTTTATATCAGGCGTTAAGACTTCTAAGCTTCATAGACAAGAACAAAGCGTTCTCAGAATTATCCATTAAGGCTTTAAAAAATATAATTTACTGTGCAATCATCATCAGTATCTTATATGCGGCGGGTATGCCACTTATTTACGAAATGGCACAGGAAGCTGATGCACCAGGCTTAATAGTACTCGGACTTGTCATGACTTGTGCTCCAATTGTAATTGCGGTCTTTGCTGCTGTTCTTCAAAAGCTTTTGAAAAATGCCATAGAAATAAAATCAGAAAATGACCTAACCGTCTGA
- a CDS encoding class I SAM-dependent methyltransferase has protein sequence MSNIIDYYSSFDEWGRLDREPLEFIINLHYIKKYMPSAGKVLDNGAGPGKYAMELAKLGYTVTLSDITPKLVEVAMEKAAELELTEQFDGFHNLNAIDLEGIPNENYDVSLMLGPLYHLQKEEERISAVKELHRVTKQDGLVFVAFQSRMRMTINSLQSPQQWKPNDNMNTINEFFENGIFNHSDKGRFTGAYYFNIDEIQPFMETNGFESIELIGSSSIAAMLTAEQQQYWTHQEGEESLINFLISKANDPSILGISSHLLYIGKRK, from the coding sequence ATGAGCAATATTATTGATTATTACTCTAGCTTTGATGAGTGGGGCAGGCTGGATAGAGAACCCTTAGAGTTCATTATTAATCTCCATTATATCAAGAAATATATGCCGTCAGCTGGAAAGGTGCTGGATAATGGCGCAGGACCCGGTAAATATGCGATGGAACTGGCTAAGCTCGGATATACAGTAACCCTTTCAGATATCACACCTAAATTAGTTGAAGTAGCAATGGAAAAGGCAGCTGAACTAGAATTAACTGAGCAATTTGACGGGTTTCATAACTTAAATGCTATTGATTTAGAAGGAATACCTAATGAGAATTATGATGTTTCATTGATGCTTGGTCCTTTGTATCATTTGCAGAAGGAAGAGGAACGAATTTCAGCTGTAAAAGAGTTGCATCGCGTGACCAAACAGGACGGTCTAGTATTTGTGGCTTTTCAAAGTCGAATGAGAATGACCATTAATTCCTTACAATCCCCGCAGCAGTGGAAACCGAACGACAATATGAACACCATTAATGAATTCTTTGAGAATGGAATCTTTAATCATAGTGACAAGGGCCGGTTTACAGGTGCTTATTATTTTAATATTGATGAGATTCAGCCTTTCATGGAAACGAATGGATTTGAATCTATAGAATTAATTGGATCATCAAGCATTGCAGCCATGTTAACTGCTGAACAGCAGCAGTATTGGACTCACCAAGAGGGGGAAGAGAGCTTGATTAACTTTCTCATATCTAAAGCAAATGATCCCTCAATCTTAGGTATATCATCACATTTGTTATACATCGGTAAAAGAAAATAA
- a CDS encoding GNAT family N-acetyltransferase, with amino-acid sequence MKEVISITRLTTIEEAEILDFKFAEHFGWYQRGDYYRQCLKENQTNKRVTLIAHYNDSVAGCCHLLYESKYPFFREDHIPEINDLNIFPEYRRKQIASKLFDELERIAAKDFRFIGLGVGLYKDYGNAQRMYTARGYILDGRGMMYNNVPVIPGQPVMVDDDLLLYLTKDLQSKL; translated from the coding sequence ATGAAAGAAGTAATAAGCATTACTAGGCTTACCACAATCGAAGAAGCTGAAATCCTAGATTTTAAATTTGCTGAACACTTTGGATGGTATCAACGCGGAGATTACTATCGTCAATGTCTAAAAGAGAATCAAACGAATAAAAGGGTAACCTTAATTGCGCATTACAATGATTCCGTAGCAGGATGTTGCCATTTACTCTATGAATCAAAATATCCTTTTTTTCGTGAGGATCACATCCCGGAAATTAACGATCTGAATATCTTTCCCGAGTATAGAAGAAAGCAGATTGCGAGCAAATTGTTTGATGAATTAGAACGTATTGCGGCTAAGGACTTTAGATTTATTGGGTTAGGGGTAGGCCTCTATAAGGATTACGGTAATGCGCAAAGAATGTATACTGCTCGCGGTTACATTTTAGACGGTAGAGGAATGATGTATAATAATGTTCCTGTCATACCAGGACAACCCGTCATGGTCGATGATGATCTATTACTTTATTTAACTAAAGATTTACAGAGCAAATTGTAA
- a CDS encoding response regulator transcription factor, producing MNKLQVLIVDDEWNMRNLIRIYLTKEGMTTKEASTGHESLALLKQQNFDLILLDVMMPDMDGWQVCKAVREVSSVPILMLTARSETKDKVHGLGIGADDYLTKPFEPEELVARIYSLVRRSMLTSTQQPLKKVLTYPGLAIYPDAREVHILDTAVEFTLKEFDLLTALAQNAHRVFTREELVERLWGNDYEGENRVIDTHIKNIREKLHKAGLSYNPVQTVWGLGYKFEIPGNHI from the coding sequence TTGAATAAGCTTCAGGTATTGATCGTTGATGATGAATGGAACATGCGGAATTTAATACGGATTTATTTAACGAAAGAAGGAATGACGACTAAAGAAGCGTCAACGGGGCATGAGTCACTCGCTTTGTTGAAACAACAAAACTTTGATTTAATCCTTTTGGATGTGATGATGCCAGATATGGACGGATGGCAGGTTTGTAAAGCCGTCAGAGAGGTAAGTTCTGTCCCTATTCTAATGCTTACAGCCCGCTCGGAAACCAAGGACAAGGTACACGGCCTCGGCATAGGCGCGGATGACTATCTCACCAAACCATTTGAGCCAGAGGAATTAGTGGCAAGAATTTATTCTTTAGTAAGGCGTTCAATGCTAACATCGACCCAACAACCTTTAAAAAAGGTTCTGACCTATCCGGGGCTAGCGATTTACCCGGACGCTCGTGAGGTACATATTCTGGATACAGCTGTTGAATTCACACTCAAGGAATTTGATCTGCTAACAGCCTTGGCGCAAAATGCTCATCGTGTCTTTACGAGAGAAGAACTAGTGGAGCGTTTATGGGGCAATGATTATGAGGGGGAGAATCGTGTCATCGACACACATATTAAGAATATTCGCGAGAAACTACATAAGGCCGGACTGTCCTATAATCCTGTTCAAACGGTATGGGGCTTAGGCTATAAATTTGAGATCCCAGGTAATCACATATGA
- the msrA gene encoding peptide-methionine (S)-S-oxide reductase MsrA, whose translation MEQAMFAGGCFWCMVTPFEELPGIQGIVSGYAGGLTENPTYEEVKTGTTGHYEVVQITFDPALFSYERLLELYWPQIDPTDDGGQFQDRGTQYRTAIFYYNEEQRLAALASKEQVAVSGRFSGPVVTEILPAPTFYRAEEYHQDYHHKNPKHYKEDREQSGRDTFIAKHW comes from the coding sequence ATGGAACAAGCAATGTTTGCAGGTGGTTGTTTTTGGTGCATGGTTACACCGTTTGAGGAGTTACCAGGTATCCAAGGGATTGTATCGGGATATGCTGGAGGATTAACCGAGAACCCAACTTACGAAGAAGTCAAAACAGGAACAACAGGACATTACGAGGTGGTACAAATTACGTTTGATCCGGCGCTTTTTTCATACGAGAGGCTGCTTGAATTATATTGGCCTCAGATTGATCCCACGGATGATGGTGGACAATTTCAGGATAGAGGAACACAATACCGGACAGCCATTTTTTACTATAACGAAGAACAACGTTTAGCAGCCCTTGCCTCGAAGGAGCAGGTGGCTGTCAGTGGCAGATTCTCAGGACCCGTCGTGACGGAAATCCTTCCTGCGCCAACCTTTTATCGAGCGGAAGAGTATCATCAGGACTATCATCACAAGAACCCCAAGCATTATAAAGAGGATCGTGAGCAATCCGGACGGGATACCTTTATCGCTAAACACTGGTAA
- a CDS encoding PadR family transcriptional regulator, protein MNTLSYGLLTLLSANSLSGYELTQNIKPLWRAGHSQIYPLLMSMEQQGFISYQLIQQSDKPDKKEYSITEAGLEQLRKWVETPAEPPVLRDELHFKLYSLWLSKPEEAKDLLQKRAEFCKSELERYKVLLKANEVLRDERGETRELKATTFGRYLLIQKRVLDMESSIQFCEWALKELEPTESLS, encoded by the coding sequence ATGAATACACTGTCTTATGGTCTTCTGACTTTACTTAGTGCTAACTCGTTGTCTGGATATGAACTAACACAAAATATCAAACCGTTATGGCGAGCCGGACATAGTCAAATCTATCCGCTTCTAATGAGCATGGAGCAGCAAGGTTTCATTTCATATCAGCTCATTCAGCAATCGGATAAGCCGGATAAAAAGGAATACTCCATTACGGAAGCAGGACTTGAGCAATTGCGGAAATGGGTGGAAACCCCAGCGGAGCCTCCAGTTCTTCGGGACGAGCTGCATTTCAAGCTGTATAGCTTATGGCTCTCCAAACCTGAGGAGGCAAAGGACCTTCTGCAAAAACGTGCAGAGTTTTGTAAAAGCGAACTAGAGCGCTACAAGGTCTTGCTGAAAGCCAACGAAGTTTTACGTGATGAACGAGGTGAGACTCGCGAATTAAAAGCAACGACTTTTGGACGTTATTTACTCATTCAGAAGCGTGTGCTGGATATGGAGAGCTCTATACAGTTTTGCGAATGGGCGCTTAAAGAGCTTGAGCCAACAGAATCGCTTAGTTGA
- a CDS encoding helix-turn-helix domain-containing protein gives MAIIVNIDVMLAKRKMSVTELTERVGITMANLSILKNGKAKAIRLSTFDAICKALECQPGDILEYRKE, from the coding sequence ATGGCGATTATAGTGAATATTGATGTGATGTTAGCTAAAAGGAAAATGAGCGTTACAGAGCTTACTGAAAGGGTTGGCATTACAATGGCTAATCTTTCTATATTGAAAAATGGAAAAGCAAAAGCGATCCGATTATCGACGTTTGATGCGATTTGTAAAGCTTTAGAATGTCAGCCTGGAGATATTTTAGAATACCGAAAAGAGTAG
- a CDS encoding helix-turn-helix domain-containing protein has protein sequence MAIIINIDVMLAKRKMSVTELSERVGITMANLSILKNGKAKAVRLSTLEAICKALDCQPGDILEYKSDEET, from the coding sequence ATGGCGATTATTATTAATATTGACGTGATGCTGGCTAAAAGAAAAATGAGCGTGACCGAGCTTTCGGAGCGGGTTGGAATAACAATGGCTAACCTGTCTATATTGAAAAATGGAAAGGCGAAAGCGGTTCGATTATCAACATTAGAGGCGATCTGCAAAGCTTTAGATTGTCAGCCTGGCGATATTTTAGAATATAAAAGTGACGAGGAGACTTAA
- a CDS encoding DUF817 domain-containing protein: MTGKERASLKSITQLLHFGYHQAMSCIFPIAIFGTLALSNVIDLPYIYRYDAILIILLTVQYLMYRTGLETLDEIKVICVFHIIGLLLEIYKIRMGSWSYPEPGLTKVFGVPLYSGFMYASVASYMCQIWRRLKMDMTGWPGLAAAGSLGAAIYLNFFTHHFIPDFRWWLKGLVLIVFWKTWIIYRVRTTTYRMPLTLAFFLVGFFIWLAENIATFFNAWKYPDQNQVWHVVSVSKISSWFLLVIISVIIVAQLKHVKANRKVKE; encoded by the coding sequence ATGACTGGAAAGGAGAGAGCATCATTGAAATCAATAACGCAGCTTCTGCATTTTGGCTACCATCAGGCGATGAGTTGCATATTTCCTATTGCGATCTTTGGGACTTTAGCGCTCTCTAACGTAATAGATCTGCCTTACATTTACCGATATGATGCCATTCTTATTATATTGCTTACCGTTCAATATCTTATGTACCGTACTGGATTAGAGACGCTAGATGAAATTAAAGTCATTTGTGTATTTCACATTATTGGTTTATTGCTGGAAATTTATAAGATAAGAATGGGGTCATGGTCATATCCTGAACCCGGGCTAACCAAGGTGTTTGGAGTGCCACTGTATAGCGGGTTTATGTACGCGAGCGTAGCGAGCTATATGTGTCAAATTTGGCGTAGACTGAAGATGGATATGACCGGTTGGCCGGGACTTGCTGCTGCTGGGTCGCTCGGAGCAGCTATCTATCTGAACTTTTTCACGCATCACTTCATTCCTGATTTTCGCTGGTGGCTAAAGGGGCTTGTACTCATTGTTTTTTGGAAAACTTGGATCATTTATCGGGTACGAACCACTACTTATCGGATGCCCTTGACACTGGCATTTTTCTTAGTAGGTTTTTTCATCTGGTTAGCTGAGAACATCGCTACATTCTTTAATGCTTGGAAATATCCTGATCAGAATCAGGTATGGCATGTGGTTAGTGTCAGTAAGATCAGTTCATGGTTCCTTCTGGTTATTATTAGTGTCATTATAGTTGCTCAACTCAAGCATGTAAAAGCTAACCGTAAAGTGAAAGAGTAG
- a CDS encoding class I SAM-dependent methyltransferase translates to MTEFWESSFIEKQTMWGFEPADSAIATKDFYLEKNIKDILVPGIGYGRNAKVFVESGIKVTGIEISQTAIDLARENGLDISIYHGSVTDMPFDNKRYEGIFCHGLIHLLNKSEREKFIKDCYNQLKPGGYMIFTTVSKKAPMFGKGTLLDKNYYETDYGVKIFFYDAESITQEFETYGLVEFSEIDEPHKDMINKPSINFLMVKCKKDL, encoded by the coding sequence ATGACGGAATTCTGGGAATCAAGCTTTATCGAAAAACAAACGATGTGGGGATTTGAACCTGCAGACTCCGCAATCGCCACTAAAGACTTTTACCTTGAAAAGAACATTAAGGACATATTGGTACCGGGTATTGGATATGGTAGAAATGCAAAGGTTTTTGTTGAGAGTGGAATAAAAGTTACAGGTATTGAGATTTCACAAACCGCGATTGATTTGGCGAGAGAAAATGGGCTTGATATTAGCATTTATCATGGTTCAGTGACTGACATGCCTTTTGATAACAAACGTTATGAGGGTATATTTTGCCATGGTCTTATTCATTTGTTGAATAAAAGTGAAAGAGAAAAGTTCATTAAGGATTGCTACAACCAGCTAAAGCCAGGTGGTTATATGATTTTTACAACGGTTTCGAAAAAAGCTCCTATGTTTGGAAAAGGTACTCTATTGGATAAAAATTATTACGAGACAGATTATGGCGTAAAAATATTTTTTTATGATGCTGAATCCATTACACAAGAGTTTGAAACCTATGGACTAGTTGAGTTCTCTGAAATTGACGAGCCGCACAAGGACATGATCAATAAACCTTCAATCAATTTTTTAATGGTAAAATGTAAGAAAGATCTATAG